A segment of the Acidobacteriota bacterium genome:
GTCGGCCTGGAGCCGCGCCTTCTCCGGGATGTTTTTAGGATATATGATATCGCCACTGCTGGTGCGGGCGCTCGCGGAACTTGTGCGGCGGCGCCCGTCCGGCGCCCGCCGTCATGGCACCCTCGAGGGAGAACGTTCATGAATACGGAAACGATGTGGAAGCCGGCGCTCGGCGGCGGCGTGCTGCTGGGGGTCCTGTCGGCCCTCCCCGTCATCGGCGCCCTCAACTGCTTCTGCTGCGCCTGGGCGATCCTGGGAGGGGGGCTCGCAGCCCACCTGTACGTGAAGCATTCCGCCGCCGCCGTCACCCTGGGCCGCGGCGCCCTCCTCGGCGCCTTGACCGGGGCGGTCGGCACGGCCGTTTACGCCCTCTTTTCCATCCCCCTGCATTTCCTGACCGGGGACGCCACCGCCCGCATCGCCGAGCGGATGCGCGAAACTCTCGCCGGAATGCCCGACGTCCCCCCCGAGACCCTCGAGATGCTGGAAGCGCTGACCTCGAGCGGGAACTTCCCCGCGCTGCTCCTCGTCTCCGGCCTGGCCGTCTCCCTGGTGCTCTACTGCCTCTTCGCCATGCTGGGGGGCGCCGTGGGGGTCGCGCTGCTGGAGAAGCGCCCGGTGGGCGCGCCCCTGCCTCCCGCGCCGCCTCCCGCCGGGGAATGATCAGCCCCCGCAGGCCCCGTTGGGACATCCCGCGGGTTCCACCTGAATCGTGGTGTGCTCGATCCCGTATTTTTCCCGCACCACGCGGCTGGCCTCCTCGAGCGCTCCCCCGCCGTCCGCGTCCGGCCCGACGACGATGTGGCAGCTCATCGCCGTGGTCCCCGAGGCTATCGACCACACGTGCAGGTCGTGGACCGACGCCACCCCCGGGATCGCCCGGAGGTCCTCGTCGATCCGGGCGACGTCGAGATGGCGCGGGACCCCCTCGAGGAGCACATCGACGCTTTCCGACACCAGCCGCCAGGCGCCGGCCAGCACCAGGGCGCCCACCAGGACGCTGACGGCCGCATCCGCCCGCGTCCAGCCCAGGGCGAGCATCAGGACCCCCGCGACGACGGCCCCCAGGGATCCCAGCGTATCGCCGATCACGTGAAGAAAGGCCCCGCGCAGATTGAGGCTTTCATGCCGGCTTCGGAAAAGGATCGCGGCGGTGACCAGGTTGGCCCCGAGCCCGGTGGAGGCCACCACGATCATGGGCACCGTCCGGACCTCCGGGGGCGTGACCAGGCGCCCGTAGGCTTCGTAGAAGATGTACAGGGCCATCAGGGCGAGAAAGATGCCGTTGGCCAGCGCGGCCAGGATCTCCGCCCGGAGGTATCCGTAGGTTTTCTGAGGGGTCGCGGGCCGCAGGGAAACCCCGAGCGCGAACAGGCTGAGCCCGAGCGCCGCAAGATCGGTCAGCATGTGCGCGGCGTCGGCCAGCAGGGCCAGGCTGTTGGAGTAGAGGGCGCCCGCCAGTTCGATCAGAAACCAGGTCCCCGTGATCGCGAGCGCCCGCCTGAGGCTCCTTCGGCCTCCGCCGCGCCCGCCTTCGGCAGGCCCGGGTTGTTTCCGGTTCCCGCGCTTTGACATGTCCCCCTCCCCCTCTGGACCCGGGTCAAAGAAGCGACAGCGGGTCGACATCCACGTGGATCTTTTCCGCCTGCCCCCGGCCGGAGGCCAGTTCCTCGAAACAGGCGCGCAGCAGCCCCGTCCCGCCCCCGCCCGGCCCGCCCTTGAGCAGGATCTGCACCCGGTAGCGGCCCCGCAGCTTCTCGATCGGGGCCGCGGCAGGCCCCAGCACCCGCGGCTTTTCATCCCCCCCGAGCGCCGTCCCGTGCCGCTTGAGGGAGGCGGCGATCGTTTCGGCCGCCCGCATCGCCCGGTCGTAATCGGGGTCGCTGACCAGGATCTGCACCAGGTTGCGGAAGGGGGGGTACCCCATCAGGCGCCGGAACTCGATCTCCCGCGCGTAGAACGCGGCGTAATCCTGATCGCGCGCGAACTCGAGCGCGTAGTGGTCGGGGTAGTAGGACTGGAGGATCACGCGCCCCGGCGCCGCCCCCCGCCCGGCCCGGCCCGCGACCTGGGTCAGCAGCTGGAAGGTGCGTTCGGCCGATCGGAAGTCTGGAAACTGCAGCCCCGCGTCGGCGGCCACCACCCCCACCAGGGTCACGTCCGGGAAATCGTGCCCCTTGGCCAGCATCTGGGTGCCCACCAGCAGGTCGATGCGGCGTTCGGAGAAGGCGACCAGGGTCGACCGGAGCACGCCCCGCCGCCTCGTGGTATCGCGGTCGAGGCGCGCGATGCGGGCGCCGGGCAAAAGCTCCGCGAGCAGCGATTCCAGCTGCTCGGTCCCCACCCCCGCGTAGTGGATGTAGGCGCCCCCGCAGTTGGCGCACAGCGACGGGACCTCCTTCTCGATCCCGCAGTAGTGGCAGGCCAGCCGGTTCTCCTGCCGGTGGTAGGTCATGCTGATGCTGCAGTCGGGGCAGACATAGACGTGGCCGCAGCTGCGGCAGAGGAGCGACCGGGCGAACCCGCGCCGGTTCAGGAGCACGATCGCCTGTTCCCCCCGCTCCATGCACCCTTCGAGCTCCCCGGCGAGCGGGCGCGAAATCACGACGTTCCTCCCCGCGCGCCGGAACTCCTCGGCCATGTCGACGACCGTCACCCGCGGCATCGGCCGCGCCTCGATCCTTTCGGGGATGTGAAAGTAGGCCGCCTTCCGCTCGCGGACCGCCAGGTGGTAGGTCTCGATCGAGGGCGTGGCCGATCCCATCACGAGCACACCCCCCGACTGGCGCATGCGGTGCCAGGCCACCTCGCGGGCGTGGTAACAGGGGGATTCGTCCTGCTTGTAGGAGCCGTCCTGCTCCTCGTCGATGATCACCAGCCCCGGATCGGCCAGCGGCGCGAACACCGCCGAACGCGTCCCCACCACGACGCGGGCGCCCCCGTCGCGGATGCGGCTCCACTGGTCGTAGCGCTCCCCCGGGCTCATGCCGCTGTGCAGGAGCGAGACCAGGCCCGGAAAGCGCGAGACCACCAGGCGGCTGAGCAGGGGGGTGAGCCCGATCTCCGGGACCAGGAAGAGGGCCGATCGCCCCATGCGGAGCGCCTCGGTGATCAGCCTGAGGTAGGCCTCCGTCTTCCCGCTCCCGGTCACCCCGTGGATCAGGCAGCGCGCCGGTTCGGGCCTCCGCATCAGCTCGAGGATGCCGTCGATCACCTCCCGCTGGTGGCGCGTCAGCTCCAGACCCCCGCCCGCGGGCGAGGGGGCGAGCTCCTGCGGGACCCGCTCGATCTTCATCGGGGCGACGGCGGCCAGCCCCTTGCGCTCGAGCGCCGTGGCGGCGCTCCGCGAGCAACCCGCGCGCCGGAGCGCTTCCTCGAGAGCCGTCTCCTCGGGGCCGAGCGCGCCGTACAGCCGCTTCTGCGCGGGCGGCAGCGCGGGATCGGCCGCCGCGGGCAGACGCCGGATGCCCCACTGCTGTTTTTCCCTCGTCTTCGGGCCGCCGACGCGCATTTCGAGCCGGACATGGCGCGCGGCCGCGAGCGCCTCCACCCAGCCCTCCGCCCCCCGCATGCCGGCCCGGCGCGCCAGTTCCTTGACCGTGAGCGCCCCTTCCCGGTGGAGCGTGTCGAGCAGCGCCTCCTCGCGGGGCCCGAGTCCCGTCGGGCGCAATCCTCCCCCCAGCAACGCCGCCGTCCGCGGCTCGAGCTGGACCACCCGCTCCCCGAGCACCTGCGAACCGGCCGGGAACAGGGCACGGAACACCTCCCCCGGCGGGGCGAAATAGTAGTCGCTCACCCACAGCGCCGTCCGCACCAGCCCCGGCGTCACGGCCGGGCGCGCCTCCAGCAGGTCCTCGACCGCCTTCAGCCGGATCCCCCGGACCTCGGCCTCGCCGAGCCGGCCCACCACGTAGCCGGTCACGAGCTTCCGCCCGAAAGGGACGAGCACGCGTATCCCCGGCGCGATCCGCGCCCGCAGCGCGGGCGGGACCGAGTAGGCGAACGTCCTGCGCACGCCGGACGGGACGGCGACATCCACGTACTCCATCATCGGGACCCGGGTCCCTGCGGCGAGCGCAGGCGGTCGCGCACGAGGCGCATGTCGTCCCACACCTTGCGCTTTTCCATGGGGTTCCGGAGCAGGTAGGCGGGGTGGTAGGTGGCCACGAGCTCGATCCCGCCGTAATCGATCACCCGCCCGCGCAGCCGTCCGATCGATTCGGTCGTCCCCAGAAGCGTCTGGACGCCGAAGGCGCCCAGGGTGCAGAGGACGCGGGGGCGCACGGCCGCGATCTGGCGCAGCAGGAATCCCGAACAGGCGGCGATCTCCTCCGGCTGCGGGTTGCGGTTCCCGGGGGGGCGGCATTTCAGGATATTGCAGATGTAGACGTCTTCCCGCCCGAGGTCGATGGCTTCCAGGATGCGCGTGAGCAACTGCCCCGCCTTCCCCACGAACGGGATCCCCTGCTCGTCTTCCGCGGCGCCCGGCGCCTCTCCGACCAGCATCAGGGCCGCGTGCGGGTTTCCCGCACCGAACACGATCCGGTTGCGCGTCGCCGCCAGCGCGCAGCGCCGGCAATCCCCGAGGTCGGCCCGGATCGCCTCCAGCGTTTGCGCCCCGGCGGCGTCCCCGGCCACGGTCTCACGCGCGACCGCCCCCGCCGAGGGCCCGGGCGCATGCGGGGCCGCCGGCGCCTTCCTCTCGCCCCGCGCCGCCCCGGCATAGCGGACCCCCAGGGCGCTGAAGAGTCGCAGGTGACCGTAAATCTGCTCCCCCAGCACCCGGCGGTTCATGACCCCAGCTCCAGCTGGTCGAGCAGCGCGTCGTCGTTGCGCCAGTTGCGCGCCGTGCGCACCTCGAGTCCCAGGTACACCTTGCAGCCGAGCAGCCGCTCCAGGTCGCGCCGCGCCTCGGTCCCCAGGTCCCGGAGCGTCCTCGCCCCGGCGCCCAGCACGATCCCCTGCTGCGAACGCCGCTCCACCAGGATGTCCGCGTCGATCACCACCAGGTTCCTGTCCACCCTGCGGCTCTCGTCGAACCGGCGGATCATCACGGCGGACGCGTAAGGGAGCTCCTCGCGCAGCCGCTCGAGCAGCTTTTCCCTGATGAATTCGCCGGCCAGGAAGCGCTCCGTCCGGTCGGTGACCAGGTCCTCGCCGTACCGCGGCTCCCCCTCCGGCAGGTATTCGAAGATCCGGTCGCGGAGCAGGTCCAGGTTCTCGCCGGTCGCGGCCGATATCGGGAGGATCTCCATGAAGCATCCCGCCTGCCCGTAGCGATCCATGGCGGGCAGGAGCCGCTGCTTGGCGATGGCGTCGATCTTGTTGAGAAGCAGGAAGGCGGGGGCCCCCGTCTTTTTCACCATCTCGAGCACGAAGTTTTCCCCCGCGCCGAACGGGATGCCGCCATCGACCATGTGCAGCACCAGGTCGACGCCGCGGAGCTGCTCGTAGACCGTGCCGAGCATCCTCTGGTTCATCCGGTAGCCGGGCTTATGCACCCCCGGCGTATCGACAAAGACGATCTGGCCCCGTTTCTCGCTGAGGACCCCGATGATGCGGTGGCGCGTGGTCTGCGGCTTGGAGGAGACGATCGACACCTTCTGACCCGCGAGGGCGTTCAGCAGCGTCGATTTCCCCGAGTTGGGCCTTCCGATGATGACGGCGGTCCCGCTCTTCATGGGGCTTCCTCTCCCCGGGTCCGGCGCGCCTCGAGCGCAAGGTCGAGGATCGCGCGCGCGATCGCCCCCTTCGGCCGCTGCCGCAGCGTCACCGTCTCCCCGGTCCTCCTGAGGATGTGCACGGTGGCCGCGTCCTCGCCGAACACGCCCCTGGAAACGTCGTTGGCGACCACGAGGTCCAGGTTCTTGCCCGCGAGCTTCCCCCTCGCGTTCTCGAGCAGGTTGTCGGTCTCGGCGGCGAACCCGACCAGCACCTGCCCCTTTTTCTCCCTCCCCAGCCGGGCCAGGATGTCGTCCGTGCGCTCGAGGTTCAGCGTTTCAGCGCCCTCCCCCTTCTTGATCTTCCCCGCCGCCGGCTCCGCCGGCCGGTAATCGGCCACGGCCGCCGCCTTCACCACGATGTCCGTGCCCGGGAAGAGGCGCAGGACCGCCTCTCCCATCTCCGACGCCGAACGCACCCGGACCAGTTCGACGCCCGCGGGAGCCGGAAGGCTCACGGGACCCGATACCAGCGTCACCCCGGCCCCGCGCGCGTGCGCCGCCTCGGCCACGGCGTACCCCATCTTCCCCGAACTCCGGTTGGAAATGAAACGAACGGGGTCGATGTCCTCCACCGTGGGTCCCGCCGTCACCAGCACCCGGAGCCCCTCGAAGTCGCGCTCGCCGCCGAGGACGCCCAGGATCCGCTCGAGGATCCCGTCGACCGCGGCCAGGCGCCCATCCCCCTCGATTCCGCAGGCGAGCATGCCCGGCTCCGGGTCCACGAAATGGTGCCCCCTGCCCCGGAGCGTTTCCACGTTGGCGCGCACCGCCGGGTGCCGCCACATCTCGGCGTTCATCGCCGGGGCGATGAGGACCGGCGCCGGGGTGGAGAGATAGAGGGTCGAGAGGAAGTCGTCCGCGATCCCGTGCGCCATCTTCCCGAGGATATTGGCCGTCGCCGGGACCACCGCCAGCAGGTCGATCGACTGCGCCAGGCTGATGTGGCGGATGTCGCGGTTCAACTCCGGCCGGAACATGTCCATGATCACGCTCCGGCCCGAAAGCGCCTCATACGTGAGAGGAGCGACGAACTCCGCCGCCGAGCGGGTCAGCACCACCTGGACCTCCACCCCCGCCTTCTGCAGCCCGCGCATCACCTCGATCGATTTGTACGCGGCGATGCAGCCGGTGACTCCGAGCGCCACTTTCATGATCCGCCCCCTTTCCCGCCTTTCAGATCTGCACCGGCGGTTCGACGGGCTCGGTGACCTCGTAGCTGAGGAGATCCTCTTCCAGCTCCCTCATCGCGATGTGGGCGGGTTTGGTCGACCGCGTCTTGATCTTGGGCTTGGCGTTGTTCTGCAGCTGCTTCGCCCTTTCCGCCGCCAGGATGATGAAACGGTATTTCGATCCGATGCGTTCAGGGATCTTCTGCATGTGTTCCTCCAAAGGTTTGCATTATCGATCGCGCCGGGCCGGCCATGACCGACATCCGGCGGCGGGTGCTCAGGATGATCGCCTCGAGGTCCCGCACGGCCGCCTCCAGGCCGTCGTTGACGATCAGGTAATCGTACTCGTGGTAGCGGCTGATCTCGCCGCAGGCCCGCTCGAGCCGCATCCGGATGACGTCGGCGTCGTCCAGGCTCCGGCGCGTCAGCCGCTCGCGCAGCACCCCGAAGGAAGGGGGCATGACGAAAATCCCCACCGCCTCGGGCCGTTCCCTGCGGATGATGCCCGCCCCCTGCACGTCGATGTCCAGGATGACGTCGCTCCCCCGCTCGAGCCGCCCGTCGACGAACCGTCGCGAAGTCCCGTAATAGTTGCCGTGGACCTCGGCCCATTCGAGCAGGTCGCCGGCGGCGATCCGCGCCTCGAACTCGGTCCGGTCGACGAAGACATATTCGACCCCGTCCCGCTCGCTGCCGCGCGGGGCCCGGGTCGTGTAGGACACCGAGAACTCCAGGTTTGGAATCGCCGCGAGCGCGTGCCCCACCAGCGCACTCTTCCCCGCGCCCGACGGGCCGGACACGATGATCAGGCTCCCTCTCTTCATGGCTTCATTCCACGTTCTGGACCTGCTCGCGCAGCTTTTCGACATCCGTCTTGATGGCGATCCCCAGCCCGGTCACCTCCAGGTTCCCCGACTTCGACAGGATGGTGTTCGCTTCGCGCTGCATTTCCTGCAGCAGGAAATCGAGCTTCTTCCCGGGCTTTTCCTCCGCCTCGACGAGCTGCCGGTACTGCACGATGTGGCTGTGCAGGCGCGCGACTTCTTCCCCGATGTCGACCCGGTCGGCGATCAGGGCCGCTTCCTGGGCCAGCCGCTGCGGATCGATCCCCCCCTGGGGAAGGAGCCTGGCGATCCGTTCCTCGAGTGTTTTCAGATGCCCGGCGGCGTCGTCCCGGCTGAGCCGGCCGATCCGCTCGGTGGCCCCCTCGATGCTCCCGAGGTTGCGGAGCATGTCGCCCCTGAGCGCTTCCCCTTCCCGGCGCCGCATCTCCAGTACATGATCGAGCGCCTCCGCGAGGCTCCGGCCGGCGAGGTCCGTCAGCGGCCCCGGCTCCGCGCCGCCGCCGTCGTCCGTTTCGAGCACCCCCGGCAGGGTCAGGAGCGAGCGCATGTCGAGCGCCCCCTCGAGCCGAAACTCCGCCCGGAGCCGGTCGACGGCGTCCAGGTAACGGCGCACCACCTCCGCGCGGATGCGAAACCCGCCCGCGGCCGAATTCTGCACCGTCACGCCGACGTCCACCCGGCCGCGGCCGATGCGGGCCCGCACCGCCTGCTGGATGTCCGACTCCAGGAACTGGCACTCGCGCGGGAGGCGCACGTGCAGGTCGAGGAACCGGTGGTTGACGGTCTTGATCTCGACCGAGACCGTCGTGTCGCCCTCCCGGGCCGACCCGGTGCCGTATCCGGTCATGCTGAGGATCATGCGCTTTCCTTCCTCATCTTTATAAAAACTAACAGTTTAGCGTGATCCGGCGCCTTGGTCAAGGGGCGCGCGACCCTCTATTCGTGCGCCTGGAGCCGGAAGAAGCGGCGGTAGGCGCCGTCCCTGTCCACCAGTTCGTCGTGCGTTCCCGCTTCCACGATCCGCCCCCGCTCGAGCACCAGGATCCTGTCGGCGCGGCGGATGGTCGACAGCCGGTGGGCGATCACGAACGTCGTCCGGTCCCGCATCAGGTTCGCGAGCGCCTCCTGCACGAGCTTTTCCGATTCGC
Coding sequences within it:
- a CDS encoding cation transporter is translated as MSKRGNRKQPGPAEGGRGGGRRSLRRALAITGTWFLIELAGALYSNSLALLADAAHMLTDLAALGLSLFALGVSLRPATPQKTYGYLRAEILAALANGIFLALMALYIFYEAYGRLVTPPEVRTVPMIVVASTGLGANLVTAAILFRSRHESLNLRGAFLHVIGDTLGSLGAVVAGVLMLALGWTRADAAVSVLVGALVLAGAWRLVSESVDVLLEGVPRHLDVARIDEDLRAIPGVASVHDLHVWSIASGTTAMSCHIVVGPDADGGGALEEASRVVREKYGIEHTTIQVEPAGCPNGACGG
- the priA gene encoding primosomal protein N' — its product is MMEYVDVAVPSGVRRTFAYSVPPALRARIAPGIRVLVPFGRKLVTGYVVGRLGEAEVRGIRLKAVEDLLEARPAVTPGLVRTALWVSDYYFAPPGEVFRALFPAGSQVLGERVVQLEPRTAALLGGGLRPTGLGPREEALLDTLHREGALTVKELARRAGMRGAEGWVEALAAARHVRLEMRVGGPKTREKQQWGIRRLPAAADPALPPAQKRLYGALGPEETALEEALRRAGCSRSAATALERKGLAAVAPMKIERVPQELAPSPAGGGLELTRHQREVIDGILELMRRPEPARCLIHGVTGSGKTEAYLRLITEALRMGRSALFLVPEIGLTPLLSRLVVSRFPGLVSLLHSGMSPGERYDQWSRIRDGGARVVVGTRSAVFAPLADPGLVIIDEEQDGSYKQDESPCYHAREVAWHRMRQSGGVLVMGSATPSIETYHLAVRERKAAYFHIPERIEARPMPRVTVVDMAEEFRRAGRNVVISRPLAGELEGCMERGEQAIVLLNRRGFARSLLCRSCGHVYVCPDCSISMTYHRQENRLACHYCGIEKEVPSLCANCGGAYIHYAGVGTEQLESLLAELLPGARIARLDRDTTRRRGVLRSTLVAFSERRIDLLVGTQMLAKGHDFPDVTLVGVVAADAGLQFPDFRSAERTFQLLTQVAGRAGRGAAPGRVILQSYYPDHYALEFARDQDYAAFYAREIEFRRLMGYPPFRNLVQILVSDPDYDRAMRAAETIAASLKRHGTALGGDEKPRVLGPAAAPIEKLRGRYRVQILLKGGPGGGGTGLLRACFEELASGRGQAEKIHVDVDPLSLL
- a CDS encoding uracil-DNA glycosylase gives rise to the protein MNRRVLGEQIYGHLRLFSALGVRYAGAARGERKAPAAPHAPGPSAGAVARETVAGDAAGAQTLEAIRADLGDCRRCALAATRNRIVFGAGNPHAALMLVGEAPGAAEDEQGIPFVGKAGQLLTRILEAIDLGREDVYICNILKCRPPGNRNPQPEEIAACSGFLLRQIAAVRPRVLCTLGAFGVQTLLGTTESIGRLRGRVIDYGGIELVATYHPAYLLRNPMEKRKVWDDMRLVRDRLRSPQGPGSR
- a CDS encoding GTPase Era — translated: MKSGTAVIIGRPNSGKSTLLNALAGQKVSIVSSKPQTTRHRIIGVLSEKRGQIVFVDTPGVHKPGYRMNQRMLGTVYEQLRGVDLVLHMVDGGIPFGAGENFVLEMVKKTGAPAFLLLNKIDAIAKQRLLPAMDRYGQAGCFMEILPISAATGENLDLLRDRIFEYLPEGEPRYGEDLVTDRTERFLAGEFIREKLLERLREELPYASAVMIRRFDESRRVDRNLVVIDADILVERRSQQGIVLGAGARTLRDLGTEARRDLERLLGCKVYLGLEVRTARNWRNDDALLDQLELGS
- the coaBC gene encoding bifunctional phosphopantothenoylcysteine decarboxylase/phosphopantothenate--cysteine ligase CoaBC, yielding MKVALGVTGCIAAYKSIEVMRGLQKAGVEVQVVLTRSAAEFVAPLTYEALSGRSVIMDMFRPELNRDIRHISLAQSIDLLAVVPATANILGKMAHGIADDFLSTLYLSTPAPVLIAPAMNAEMWRHPAVRANVETLRGRGHHFVDPEPGMLACGIEGDGRLAAVDGILERILGVLGGERDFEGLRVLVTAGPTVEDIDPVRFISNRSSGKMGYAVAEAAHARGAGVTLVSGPVSLPAPAGVELVRVRSASEMGEAVLRLFPGTDIVVKAAAVADYRPAEPAAGKIKKGEGAETLNLERTDDILARLGREKKGQVLVGFAAETDNLLENARGKLAGKNLDLVVANDVSRGVFGEDAATVHILRRTGETVTLRQRPKGAIARAILDLALEARRTRGEEAP
- the rpoZ gene encoding DNA-directed RNA polymerase subunit omega — protein: MQKIPERIGSKYRFIILAAERAKQLQNNAKPKIKTRSTKPAHIAMRELEEDLLSYEVTEPVEPPVQI
- the gmk gene encoding guanylate kinase, yielding MKRGSLIIVSGPSGAGKSALVGHALAAIPNLEFSVSYTTRAPRGSERDGVEYVFVDRTEFEARIAAGDLLEWAEVHGNYYGTSRRFVDGRLERGSDVILDIDVQGAGIIRRERPEAVGIFVMPPSFGVLRERLTRRSLDDADVIRMRLERACGEISRYHEYDYLIVNDGLEAAVRDLEAIILSTRRRMSVMAGPARSIMQTFGGTHAEDP
- a CDS encoding YicC family protein; this encodes MILSMTGYGTGSAREGDTTVSVEIKTVNHRFLDLHVRLPRECQFLESDIQQAVRARIGRGRVDVGVTVQNSAAGGFRIRAEVVRRYLDAVDRLRAEFRLEGALDMRSLLTLPGVLETDDGGGAEPGPLTDLAGRSLAEALDHVLEMRRREGEALRGDMLRNLGSIEGATERIGRLSRDDAAGHLKTLEERIARLLPQGGIDPQRLAQEAALIADRVDIGEEVARLHSHIVQYRQLVEAEEKPGKKLDFLLQEMQREANTILSKSGNLEVTGLGIAIKTDVEKLREQVQNVE